The Arachis ipaensis cultivar K30076 chromosome B07, Araip1.1, whole genome shotgun sequence genome includes a window with the following:
- the LOC110265098 gene encoding uncharacterized protein LOC110265098, with product MGKSWKDTRGRLFDSHYKPTRTLEQNLEQHPEGIPREHWKWFIEYHNDPATKAKCKQNALNRKKQLYMHTGGSKSLARAREEESQLQGRTVGRGEVWILKHKRSDGSYIHEEARRIGEKISELEQLDESTRILSENDSLAQALGKEHPGRVRGMGHGPTLSQLFRPSSQPPVDRAQVEETQRMLCELQAEVTTEKLKRKAIEDELAVEKTKR from the exons ATGGGGAAGTCTTGGAAGGACACAAGGGGGAGGCTGTTTGACTCGCATTACAAACCAACAAGGACACTTGAGCAGAATCTTGAGCAGCACCCGGAGGGAATTCCTAGAGAGCATTGGAAGTGGTTCATTGAGTATCATAATGATCCTGCAACAAAG GCGAAGTGCAAGCAAAATGCGCTGAATCGAAAGAAGCAACTTTACATGCACACTGGCGGATCTAAAAGCTTGGCAAGGGCTAGGGAAGAAGAG TCACAACTACAAGGAAGGACTGTTGGTAGGGGAGAAGTATGGATCCTAAAGCACAAAAGATCTGATGGTAGCTATATACATGAAGAAGCTCGGAGGATTGGT GAAAAAATATCTGAGCTTGAGCAATTAGATGAATCTACAAGAATATTGTCAGAGAATGATTCCCTTGCCCAAGCTCTGGGCAAAGAGCACCCGGGTAGAGTGCGTGGGATGGGACACGGGCCGACACTAAGTCAACTCTTCCGTCCGAGTTCACAGCCGCCGGTGGATAGAGCTCAAGTAGAAGAGACCCAAAGGATGCTGTGTGAACTACAAGCGGAGGTGACGACCGAAAAATTGAAGAGGAAAGCAATTGAGGATGAATTAGCAGTAGAGAAGACGAAGAGGTAG